The following proteins are encoded in a genomic region of Chitinophagales bacterium:
- a CDS encoding leucyl aminopeptidase translates to MHQQTIIAVDVSSNKQGNDLKEALRIKGYQVYQFLKDHKINTVRLISQTPLEKKLSKAFVEGCLLSNYSFDKYIKEKNKYLLTIYASGSILNNKDKQELNTICEAVRITKDLVNEPYSYLNAVQLSNDIKQYTKSLPIKVTVWNEAKIKSEKMGGILAVNKGSSLPPTFNILTYQPQNAINKQPLVLVGKGVVFDTGGLSLKPTTNSMDMMKCDMAGAATVVGSLFAIAKLNLPYYVVGLIPAVENRPGYEAVCPGDIITMYDKTTVEVLNTDAEGRLILADALHYAKRLKPNLVIDFATLTGAAVRAVGKEAAVIMSTAPKEIVKKVKNAGNKTAERTVEFPLWDEYAQYMKSDIADLKNVSSEAGAITAGKFLQHFTNYPWIHFDIAPAFVNSPYNYRGKYATAYGVRLMCKFVKNLTKDVQQNKKRKNTNRNKSR, encoded by the coding sequence ATGCATCAACAAACTATTATTGCTGTTGATGTAAGTAGCAATAAACAAGGTAATGATTTAAAAGAAGCACTTAGAATTAAAGGATATCAAGTCTATCAGTTTTTAAAAGACCATAAAATTAATACTGTCCGATTAATCAGTCAAACGCCATTAGAAAAGAAACTAAGCAAGGCATTTGTAGAAGGTTGTTTATTGTCAAATTATTCGTTTGATAAATATATAAAAGAAAAAAATAAATATTTATTAACTATATATGCTAGTGGAAGTATCTTAAACAATAAAGACAAACAAGAGCTCAATACCATTTGCGAAGCAGTTAGGATAACGAAAGACTTAGTCAACGAACCATATAGTTATTTAAATGCTGTTCAGTTATCTAACGATATTAAACAATACACGAAGTCGCTGCCAATAAAAGTTACAGTATGGAATGAAGCTAAAATTAAGAGCGAAAAAATGGGAGGCATTTTAGCAGTTAACAAAGGATCATCATTGCCACCAACTTTTAATATTTTAACTTACCAACCACAAAATGCAATTAACAAACAGCCATTAGTTTTAGTAGGCAAAGGTGTAGTGTTTGATACTGGTGGTTTGTCTTTAAAGCCAACTACCAATAGTATGGATATGATGAAATGCGATATGGCTGGTGCTGCAACTGTAGTAGGAAGTCTATTTGCTATTGCTAAATTAAATCTTCCTTACTATGTTGTAGGACTAATTCCTGCGGTAGAAAATCGTCCTGGTTATGAAGCAGTTTGTCCTGGAGATATTATTACTATGTACGATAAAACTACGGTTGAAGTTTTAAATACAGATGCAGAAGGTCGTTTAATCTTGGCAGATGCATTACATTATGCCAAACGCTTAAAACCAAATTTAGTAATAGATTTTGCTACGCTAACTGGTGCTGCCGTTCGTGCTGTAGGTAAAGAAGCTGCTGTTATTATGAGTACTGCACCTAAAGAGATAGTAAAGAAAGTAAAAAATGCAGGCAATAAAACGGCAGAACGAACTGTAGAATTTCCACTTTGGGACGAATATGCACAGTATATGAAGTCTGATATTGCTGATTTAAAGAATGTTTCTTCAGAAGCAGGTGCTATTACAGCAGGAAAATTTTTACAACATTTTACAAATTATCCTTGGATTCACTTTGATATTGCTCCAGCTTTTGTAAATTCACCTTATAATTACAGAGGAAAGTATGCAACTGCGTATGGTGTAAGATTAATGTGTAAATTTGTAAAAAACCTTACTAAAGATGTCCAACAAAATAAAAAAAGAAAAAATACAAATAGGAATAAGTCTCGGTGA
- the rsmA gene encoding ribosomal RNA small subunit methyltransferase A has translation MSAKKQLGQHFLVNEQVIQKIFLAIQDNIATLPIVEIGPGMGALTKYLIKLPQQITCVELDSRCIDYLKSYNQFNKINLIEADFLKLDFATTFSGEQAIVGNFPYNISSQIIFKAIENRIQVPVVVGMFQKEMADRVAAKHGSKTYGIISVLTQYYYDATLLFDIEPKNFAPPPKVMSSILLLKRKENLLPLKDEKLFTNIVKFGFNQRRKMLRSSLKAILPKSFLEDVFFNQRAEQLSVEDFVALANKAVDYV, from the coding sequence ATTTCAGCAAAAAAGCAACTTGGACAACATTTCCTTGTAAATGAACAAGTTATACAAAAAATATTTTTAGCTATACAAGATAATATTGCTACACTGCCAATAGTAGAAATTGGGCCAGGAATGGGTGCTTTAACCAAATATCTTATAAAATTACCACAACAAATTACTTGTGTAGAGCTTGATAGTAGATGCATTGATTACTTGAAAAGTTATAATCAATTTAATAAAATCAATTTAATTGAAGCTGATTTCTTAAAACTTGATTTTGCTACGACATTTTCTGGAGAGCAAGCAATAGTTGGCAATTTTCCGTATAATATTTCATCACAAATAATATTTAAAGCTATTGAAAACAGAATACAAGTTCCAGTTGTAGTTGGTATGTTTCAGAAAGAAATGGCAGATAGAGTTGCGGCTAAACATGGTTCAAAAACTTATGGTATTATTTCAGTCTTAACACAATACTATTACGATGCTACATTACTTTTTGATATTGAACCTAAAAACTTTGCACCACCACCAAAAGTAATGAGTAGTATTTTATTATTGAAAAGAAAGGAAAATTTACTTCCATTAAAAGATGAAAAGTTATTTACTAATATTGTTAAATTTGGATTTAACCAAAGGCGAAAAATGTTACGCAGCAGTCTAAAAGCTATTTTACCTAAATCATTTTTAGAAGATGTATTTTTCAATCAAAGAGC